The following is a genomic window from Alphaproteobacteria bacterium LSUCC0396.
TCCGGCACTATTTCCTCTTGCATGCTCCCTAGAATCCAAACTCCTGAAAGCACCAGAGTAATGCGTTCATCTAATGGGCGGTTTGCCCATTTGATCTGAGCTTGACGCATTATTGCAATCTTTTCTCGTGCCGCTTCAAGTGATGAAGCCTCGCGTGTGGCATAAACTGTTCCATCAATCGGAGACAGGCAGATGAGTTCTTTAGACATGATATCCTCAAAAAAATAATCAGGCTTTTTCAAATCCTCGGGCAACTTCCCAATCCGTAACAATGCGGCTAAATTCCTCAATCTCCCACTCGGCACAACGTGCGTAATGTTCAATAACTTCATCACCTATAGCCGTTCGCAACATATCAGATGTCATCATATGTGTTCTGGCTTTATCCAGACTATCCGGAACAAGGCCTGTATCACCCTGATAGATGTCACCTTTGGCTGCTGATGGTAAATCCAAAGATTCTTCAATGCCGGCTATTCCAGCAGCAATTTGCGCAGCTAATGCTAAATAAGGGTTAAGATCTGATCCACCAATTCGGCATTCCACACGGATAGCCTGCGTGCCCTCGCCGCATAGCCTGAAACCAGCAGTGCGATTATCTATTGACCAGATCGCACGAGTTGGCGCAAATGACCCTTTGACAAAACGCTTATAGCTATTGATGTACGGGGCAAGGAAATATGTACAGTCGGGTGCATATTTAAGTAATCCTGCCATATAATTTTTCATCAAACTGGACATGCCAAGAGCATCGCTCGAGTCGTGAAAAGCATTTTTGCCATCTCGCCAGAGGGACTGATGAATATGGCTAGATGAACCCACACGATTATGATTCCATTTTGCTAAAAAGCTTGCCGCGTGCCCTTGCTGCCAAGCCATTTCTTTAATCCCATGCTTGGCAATGGTATGGTGGTCAGATGCCAGCATAGCCGGTGCATATTTGATATTGATTTCTTCCTGCCCAGCTTCGGCTTCACCCTTTGAATTCTCAACAGGAATACCTGCTGTATAAAGGTGATTGCGGATTGGCCGCATGATATGTTCTTCCTTGGTCGTCTGAAAAATATGATAATCTTCATTATACCCAGAGATTGGTTCTAAATCACGAAAGCCGTCCGCCTGTGCATCTTCATAACTTTTCTTGAATAAAAAAAACTCAAGCTCAGTTGCCATCATGGCAGTCAATCCCATTTCTTGAAGACGTTCGATTTGGGCTTGTAAAACAGCCCTTGGCGAATGTGAAACGGGCGAATAGCTATGATGATCCAAAACATCACAAAGGATCATAACTGTTCCTTCCAACCATGGCACAGGGCGTAAAGTTGAAAGGATAGGCTTCATGACATAATCGCCATAACCTTTTTGCCATGACGTAGCCTGATATCCATCAGGGGTAGCCATTTCTAGATCAGTAGCCAGCAGATAGTTACAGCAATGCGTTTCTTCCCATGCTTTTTCGATAAAATGCTGGGCATGAAACCGCTTACCCATCAAGCGTCCTTGCATATCTACAAGACAAGCGAGCACGGTATCAACCTGCTTATTTTTAACCAGCTGGGTTAAATCATTCCAGCCAAGCACCGCTTCCATTTTAATTCCTCCAAATTGTCACCTAGTCATTTTAACTCTGGGTGATTTGATATTGAGAACGCGCCACCCATTCTGGATGAATTTCTATTCCCCATCCAGGTTCATCGGTTACCGCAACATGCCCATTGTCGATATCATATGGTGATTTAACAAAAATCCCCTCCTGCCAGGGATAATAGTCAGCCCCTTCAATGGAAAATTCCAGATACTTTCCAGCATTTGGAATAGCCCGCAACAGATGCATAGTGAAAAGCGTTACCATTGAAAGGTTGGCGCAATGCGGCGTAACAGGTAGGTTTGAAGCTGCGGCCATGCGGCACACGCGCAGAGTCCGACAGATGCCACCAAGATAGAGAATGTCAGGTTGAACGATATTAACGACCTGCTGATCAATCATGTTTTTCCAGACTGGTAGTTCACAATCCTGCTCGCCACCTGTGACATCAATTGTCAATGCTTCGTTGACTTGTTTTGTCTGGTCTAACTCCCAGTACGGACATGGTTCTTCGTAATGACAATAGCCATGATCTTCCAGCATACGACCAACTTCGATGGCACGTTGCGGCGTATAGCAGCTATTGGCATCAATCAGCAATTCAACCTTGTCGCCCAATTCGCGCCGCATGGTAGGGATGATTTCTTCTGTTCTGCCAGGCCATTCATCTTTATTGCGGCCAACTTCTGCGCCAGCCCGCACCTTGAATGCATTAAAGCCATATCTATCTCTCAGGGCCTTAAGCCGTTCTGCCTCAGCTGCTGGCGTTATATCGCGCTTCATCGAGCTTGCGTAGGCACGGACGCTGCCCGGTGACCCGCCAAGTAAGGACGCAACTGGCTTGCCAGCGACCTTGCCACGCAGATCCCAGATCGCAGTGTCAATGCCCGCCATGGCACGCCGCAGATATGATCCGGGAAATTTATGTTCGCGCTCAGTAATAAAATCAAGCAGATCATCCAGGTCCGTGATGACTTTGCCCACTACCCACGGGGCAACTTGCCGGTGCAGCACCTGACAGGTAATATCACTATTATAGGTCGAAACTTGACCCCAACCCTGATAGCCATCTTCGGCGGTAACGCGCACAAAGCCGATATATTGGGTACAGAAGGTTTCTATTGATTTGAGTTTCATTTTGCTCTTGCTTTCTCGATGTCTTCCTTAATGAATTTCGCCGCCATTTCCCCAACCATGATGGCGGGAGCGTTGGTGTTTCCTGATGGGATGGTTGGAAAGATTGACGCATCGGCGATGCGCAAATTCATCAGCCCATGAACCTTTAACCGGTGATCCACGACAGATGTAGCGGCGTCGCTGCCCATTCGGCATGTGCTGCATTGGTGAAAAACCGTCCAGCTAGCCGCCCGGACAGCGGCAAGAATATCATCATCACTCTGGTGGTCTTTGCCAGGAAAGATTTCACAATCGGTCATCGCCGCCAAGCTAGGCATGCTGGTGATTTTCCTAACAAAATTAGTGCCTGCAATCATCATCTGGCGGTCTTTTTCAGTGGTAAGATAATTGCCTTGCAAATGCGGTGGAATGGTTGGGTCAGGCGACAGGATTTCAAGAAACCCCCGACTTTCAGGCTTGCAGGGGTTGAAGCCGATGCGGTAAGCGGGGAATGGATCAGGACTCATCAGAGGCCTTGTACCAACCGGCGCTGTTCGGTAGCTCATCGGATTAAAATACAACTGTAAATCCGGTGGACCTTCACCTTGATCAAGCCGGACAAAGCCGCCAGCCTGATTGAGGCTCATCGAAAGCGGGCCATTGCGTCCCAGCAGAAATTGTAAACCAACCCATGCCTTGCCCCAAAGGGGACGCAATAATTGATTTAACGTTGGCACCGTTGCGCGGTAGGTCAGTTCAAAGCCCAAATGATCAATCAGGTTACGCCCGACATGGGGCTGATCCATTATCACCTCAATCCCCATTTTGCTAAGCAATGGAGCAGGGCCAATACCAGAAAGCTGCAACAATTGCGGGCTGTTAATCGCACCACCGCATAGAATGATTTCTTTGGTCGCTTTAGCAATACGTGTTTCGTCGCCACTGATATAATCCACCCCGGTTGCAACGCGGCCATCAAAACGGATGCGCGTCACCAACGCGTCAGTGGCGATGGTGAGGGTCTGCCGCTTTGCCGCTGGCTTGAGATAGGCATTAGCCGTGGAGGCGCGCAGCCCATTTTTGGTGGTGATCTGAAACGTCGCCGCGCCATTCATTGAATCAACATTGTAATCGTCATTAAGGGGAATACCGGCCTCTTTGGCAGCCCTGAGATACGCCTTTGTGATGGGGTGAATATTGGCGCTGACATCGGTGACACCAACAGGTCCGTCGCTTCCTCTTTCAGGCCTTTCTGGTCCCTGCCATTGTTCGATGCGGCGAAACAGCGGTTCGACATCGGCCCAGCTCCAGCCGGGCGCCACCGCATTCCATTCGGCATAATCCTGCTGGTGACCACGCACATAGACCATGGCGTTAATTGCCGATGATCCGCCCAAAACCTTGCCGCGAGGCCAGTAAATTGAACGGTCATTCAGGTTTGGTTCGGCTGCGGTGTGATATTTCCAATTAAAACGCTTGTCGTAAAACACCTTGCCATAACCGATGGGGATATGCAGATACGGGTGGTTTCCGCGCGGCCCCGCTTCGAGTAACAGCACGCGGATATGGCTGGTCTCGCTGAGCCGTGCAGCCAGTGCCGCCCCAGCTGAGCCCGCCCCGATGATGATGTAATCAAATTCATTCATAGGCTGGTCACCACCTGGCGCATATCCATCCTTGCACAGCGGTACGGCTGTTGTTGATCCTTGCGCTTTTGCCTTCC
Proteins encoded in this region:
- a CDS encoding glutamine synthetase family protein; amino-acid sequence: MEAVLGWNDLTQLVKNKQVDTVLACLVDMQGRLMGKRFHAQHFIEKAWEETHCCNYLLATDLEMATPDGYQATSWQKGYGDYVMKPILSTLRPVPWLEGTVMILCDVLDHHSYSPVSHSPRAVLQAQIERLQEMGLTAMMATELEFFLFKKSYEDAQADGFRDLEPISGYNEDYHIFQTTKEEHIMRPIRNHLYTAGIPVENSKGEAEAGQEEINIKYAPAMLASDHHTIAKHGIKEMAWQQGHAASFLAKWNHNRVGSSSHIHQSLWRDGKNAFHDSSDALGMSSLMKNYMAGLLKYAPDCTYFLAPYINSYKRFVKGSFAPTRAIWSIDNRTAGFRLCGEGTQAIRVECRIGGSDLNPYLALAAQIAAGIAGIEESLDLPSAAKGDIYQGDTGLVPDSLDKARTHMMTSDMLRTAIGDEVIEHYARCAEWEIEEFSRIVTDWEVARGFEKA
- a CDS encoding GMC family oxidoreductase translates to MNEFDYIIIGAGSAGAALAARLSETSHIRVLLLEAGPRGNHPYLHIPIGYGKVFYDKRFNWKYHTAAEPNLNDRSIYWPRGKVLGGSSAINAMVYVRGHQQDYAEWNAVAPGWSWADVEPLFRRIEQWQGPERPERGSDGPVGVTDVSANIHPITKAYLRAAKEAGIPLNDDYNVDSMNGAATFQITTKNGLRASTANAYLKPAAKRQTLTIATDALVTRIRFDGRVATGVDYISGDETRIAKATKEIILCGGAINSPQLLQLSGIGPAPLLSKMGIEVIMDQPHVGRNLIDHLGFELTYRATVPTLNQLLRPLWGKAWVGLQFLLGRNGPLSMSLNQAGGFVRLDQGEGPPDLQLYFNPMSYRTAPVGTRPLMSPDPFPAYRIGFNPCKPESRGFLEILSPDPTIPPHLQGNYLTTEKDRQMMIAGTNFVRKITSMPSLAAMTDCEIFPGKDHQSDDDILAAVRAASWTVFHQCSTCRMGSDAATSVVDHRLKVHGLMNLRIADASIFPTIPSGNTNAPAIMVGEMAAKFIKEDIEKARAK
- a CDS encoding mandelate racemase/muconate lactonizing enzyme family protein, whose amino-acid sequence is MKLKSIETFCTQYIGFVRVTAEDGYQGWGQVSTYNSDITCQVLHRQVAPWVVGKVITDLDDLLDFITEREHKFPGSYLRRAMAGIDTAIWDLRGKVAGKPVASLLGGSPGSVRAYASSMKRDITPAAEAERLKALRDRYGFNAFKVRAGAEVGRNKDEWPGRTEEIIPTMRRELGDKVELLIDANSCYTPQRAIEVGRMLEDHGYCHYEEPCPYWELDQTKQVNEALTIDVTGGEQDCELPVWKNMIDQQVVNIVQPDILYLGGICRTLRVCRMAAASNLPVTPHCANLSMVTLFTMHLLRAIPNAGKYLEFSIEGADYYPWQEGIFVKSPYDIDNGHVAVTDEPGWGIEIHPEWVARSQYQITQS